In the Ctenopharyngodon idella isolate HZGC_01 chromosome 4, HZGC01, whole genome shotgun sequence genome, one interval contains:
- the lrp6 gene encoding low-density lipoprotein receptor-related protein 6 gives MCAVLQSLLLCTLCLQIRGLPLLLYANRRDLRLVDAAHGRGNATVVIGGLEDAAAVDYVYAQGLIYWSDVSEESIKRTLFNGSTPSGIQTTVVSNLASPDGLACDWMGNKLYWTDSETNRIEVAELDGTYRKVLFWQDLDQPRAIALDPGRGFMYWTDWGEIPKIERAGMDGTRRSVIIDSEIYWPNGLTLDYGQQKLYWADAKFNFIHRSNLDGSGREVVVKGSLPHPFALTLYEDTLFWTDWNTHSIHSCHKHTGQNSREIHSDIFSPMDIHVFSQKRQPLDVTSPCTLKNGGCSHLCLLSPVKPYYQCACPTGVRLLDDNKSCRDGPTQLLLLARRTDLRRISLDTPDFTDIVLQADDIRHAIAIDYDPVDGHIYWTDDEVRAIRRSYLDGSDAQFVVTSQVNHPDGIAVDWIARNLYWTDTGTDRIEVTRLNGTMRKILISEELDEPRAIVLDPVAGYMYWTDWGEVPKIERAALDGTERLVLVNTSLGWPNGLALDYTERKIYWGDAKTDVIEVMEMDGSGRRVLVDDNLPHIFGFTLLGDYIYWTDWQRRSIERLHKRSLEREVIIDQLPDLMGIKATYVKQTFGVNPCALANGGCSHLCLYKPQGVSCACPIGLELMADLSTCIVPEAFLLFSRHTDIRRISLETNNNNVAIPLTGVKEASALDFDVTDNRIYWTDITLKTISRAFMNGSALEHVVEFGLDYPEGMAVDWLGKNLYWADTGTNRIEVAKLDGQHRQVLVWKDLDSPRALALDPAEGFMYWTEWGGRPKIDRAAMDGSGRITLVPNVGRANGLTIDYAERRLYWTDLDTTLIESSNMLGLEREVIADDLPHPFGLTQYQDYIYWTDWSQRSIERANKTSGQNRTVIQGHLDYVMDILVFHSSRQGGWNACASTNGHCSHLCLAVPVSSFVCGCPAHYSLNYDNKTCSAPTSFLLFSQKTAINRMVIDELQSPDIILPIHSLRNVRSIDYDPLDRHLYWIDSKQNVIRRAQEDGNQSVTVVSGGPSLGLQPYDLSIDVYSRFIYWTSEVTNVINVTRTDGSRVGVVLRGEHDKPRAIVVNPERGYMYFTNLQDRSPKIERAALDGTEREVLFFSNLGKPVALAVDNELGKLFWVDMDLRRIESSDLSGANRIVIEDSNILQPVGLTVFGNYLYWIDRQQQMIERIDKVTREGRTKIQARIASLTDIHAVHELDMEEYNKHPCTSDNGGCSHICIVKGDGTTRCSCPVHLVLLQDELSCGEPPTCSPEQFSCVSGEVDCIPQAWRCDGFAECDDSSDERDCPVCSDEQFQCDSKQCVDVSLRCNGEINCQDRSDESNCEVLCPVDQFACANGQCIGRHKKCDHNMDCTDNSDEIGCYATEEPSFPPTNTIGSIVGVVMVLFVVGAVYFVCQRVLCPQMKDDSETMTNDFVVHGSSSVPLGYVPHPGSLSGSLPGMSRGKSVIGSLSIMGGSSGPPYDRAHVTGASSSSSSSTKGTYFPPILNPPPSPATVRSQYTMEFGYSSNSPSTHRSYSYRPYSYRHFAPPTTPCSTDVCDSDYTPGRRAPHTSTAAVKGYTSDLNYDSEPLPPPPTPRSQYLSAEENCESCPPSPYTERSYSHHLYPPPPSPCTDSS, from the exons GTTCATGTACTGGACGGACTGGGGCGAGATCCCGAAGATCGAGCGCGCCGGGATGGACGGGACTCGTCGCTCCGTGATCATCGACTCTGAGATCTACTGGCCCAACGGACTGACGCTCGACTACGGCCAGCAGAAGCTGTACTGGGCCGACGCCAAGTTCAACTTCATCCACCGCTCCAACCTGGACGGCTCCGGCAG gGAGGTGGTGGTGAAGGGCTCGCTGCCGCACCCGTTCGCGCTGACGCTGTACGAGGACACGCTCTTCTGGACCGACTGGAACACGCACTCCATTCACTCCTGCCACAAACACACGGGACAGAACAGCCGCGAGATCCATTCCGACATCTTCTCACCCATGGACATACACGTCTTCAGCCAGAAGCGCCAACCGCTcg ACGTGACGAGTCCCTGCACGCTAAAGAACGGCGGATGTTCCCATCTGTGTCTGCTGTCTCCGGTCAAACCGTATTACCAGTGCGCCTGTCCGACGGGTGTCCGACTGCTGGACGACAACAAGAGCTGCAGAGAtg GTCCCACTCAGCTGCTGCTTCTGGCCCGACGCACAGACCTGCGGCGGATATCTCTGGACACTCCTGACTTCACCGACATCGTGCTGCAGGCCGACGACATCCGACACGCCATCGCCATCGACTACGACCCGGTGGACGGACACATCTACTGGACGGACGACGAGGTGCGGGCCATACGCCGGTCCTACCTGGACGGCAGTGATGCACAGTTCGTGGTGACCTCGCAGGTGAACCACCCGGACGGGATCGCGGTGGACTGGATCGCACGAAACCTGTACTGGACCGACACCGGCACGGACCGAATCGAGGTGACCCGGCTGAACGGCACCATGAGGAAGATCCTGATATCGGAGGAGCTGGACGAGCCCAGAGCCATCGTGCTGGACCCCGTCGCGGG GTACATGTACTGGACGGACTGGGGTGAAGTGCCGAAGATCGAGCGCGCGGCTCTGGACGGGACGGAGCGGCTGGTGCTGGTCAACACGTCTCTGGGGTGGCCGAACGGACTGGCGCTCGACTACACGGAGAGAAAGATCTACTGGGGCGACGCCAAGACTGACGTCATCGAG GTGATGGAGATGGACGGGTCAGGCCGGCGGGTTCTGGTGGACGATAACCTCCCTCACATCTTTGGCTTCACGCTGCTGGGCGACTATATCTACTGGACGGACTGGCAGCGGCGGAGCATCGAGCGCCTGCACAAGCGCAGCCTGGAGCGCGAGGTCATCATCGACCAGCTGCCCGACCTCATGGGCATCAAGGCCACATACGTCAAGCAGACCTTCG GTGTGAACCCGTGTGCGCTGGCTAACGGCGGCTGCAGTCACCTGTGTCTGTATAAACCTCAGGGCGTGTCGTGCGCGTGTCCCATCGGTCTGGAGCTCATGGCCGATCTGAGCACCTGCATCGTCCCCGAGGCCTTCCTGCTGTTCTCACGCCACACCGACATCCGCCGCATCTCGCTGGagaccaacaacaacaacgtgGCCATCCCGCTCACCGGCGTCAAGGAGGCCTCGGCGCTCGACTTCGACGTGACCGACAACCGGATCTACTGGACGGACATCACGCTGAAG ACCATCAGTCGGGCGTTCATGAACGGCAGCGCTCTGGAGCACGTGGTGGAGTTCGGTCTGGACTATCCCGAGGGAATGGCTGTGGACTGGCTGGGCAAGAACCTGTACTGGGCCGATACGGGAACCAACCGCATCGAGGTGGCCAAACTGGACGGGCAGCACCGACAGGTTCTGGTGTGGAAGGATCTGGACAGCCCGCGAGCGCTGGCGCTGGACCCGGCCGAGGG CTTCATGTACTGGACCGAGTGGGGTGGACGGCCGAAGATTGACCGCGCTGCCATGGACGGATCTGGACGCATCACTCTGGTGCCGAACGTTGGCCGTGCGAATGGACTGACCATCGACTACGCTGAGCGACGGCTGTACTGGACGGACCTGGACACCACACTGATCGAGTCCTCCAACATGCTGG GTCTGGAGCGCGAGGTGATCGCTGATGACCTGCCGCACCCGTTCGGCCTCACGCAGTACCAGGACTACATCTACTGGACCGACTGGAGCCAGCGCAGCATCGAACGCGCCAACAAGACCAGTGGGCAGAACCGCACGGTCATACAGGGGCACCTGGACTATGTCATGGACATCCTGGTGTTTCACTCGTCCAGACAGGGCGGCTGGAACGCCTGCGCCTCCACCAATGGCCACTGCTCTCACCTGTGTCTGGCCGTTCCCGTCAGCAGCTTCGTGTGCGGCTGTCCGGCGCATTACTCGCTCAACTACGACAACAAGACCTGCAGCG CGCCCACGTCCTTCCTGCTGTTCAGTCAGAAGACGGCCATCAACCGCATGGTCATCGACGAGCTGCAGAGTCCTGACATCATCCTGCCCATCCACAGCCTCAGGAACGTGCGCTCCATCGACTACGACCCGCTCGACCGCCACCTGTACTGGATCGACTCAAAGCAGAACGTCATCCGCCGCGCGCAGGAGGATGGCAACCAG AGCGTGACGGTGGTGTCCGGCGGCCCGAGCCTCGGCCTGCAGCCCTATGACCTCAGCATCGACGTCTACAGCCGCTTCATCTACTGGACCAGCGAGGTGACCAACGTCATCAACGTCACACGCACCGACGGCTCGAGGGTCGGCGTGGTGCTGCGCGGAGAACACGACAAACCCCGCGCCATCGTGGTCAATCCTGAGCGAGG GTACATGTACTTCACGAATCTGCAGGATCGCTCGCCGAAGATCGAACGCGCCGCTCTGGACGGGACGGAGCGCGAGGTTCTGTTCTTCAGCAATCTGGGAAAGCCGGTCGCTCTGGCCGTCGACAACGAGCTGGGAAAACTCTTCTGGGTCGACATGGACCTGCGGCGCATCGAGAGCAGCGACCTGTCCG GAGCCAATCGGATCGTGATCGAGGACTCCAACATCCTACAGCCGGTGGGTCTGACGGTGTTCGGGAATTACCTGTACTGGATCGACCGGCAGCAGCAGATGATCGAGCGCATCGATAAGGTCACGCGTGAGGGACGCACCAAGATCCAGGCGCGCATCGCCTCTCTGACCGACATCCACGCCGTCCACGAGCTGGACATGGAGGAGtaca ataaACACCCCTGCACGTCTGATAACGGCGGCTGCTCGCACATCTGCATCGTGAAAGGAGACGGAACCACGCGCTGTTCGTGTCCCGTTCATCTGGTGCTGCTGCAGGACGAGCTCTCCTGTGGAG AGCCGCCCACCTGTTCTCCTGAGCAGTTCTCCTGCGTGTCCGGCGAAGTCGACTGCATCCCGCAGGCCTGGCGCTGCGACGGCTTCGCCGAGTGTGACGACAGCAGCGACGAGCGCGACTGTCCCGTCTGCTCCGACGAGCAGTTCCAGTGCGACAGCAAGCAGTGCGTGGACGTGTCGCTGCGCTGCAACGGAGAAATCAACTGCCAGGATCGCTCGGATGAGAGCAATTGTGAAG TTCTCTGTCCCGTGGATCAGTTCGCCTGCGCCAATGGCCAGTGCATTGGACGACACAAGAAATGTGACCACAACATGGACTGCACGGACAACTCTGACGAGATCGGCTGCT ATGCGACAGAAGAGCCTTCCTTTCCTCCCACCAACACCATCGGCTCCATCGTGGGCGTCGTGATGGTGTTGTTCGTGGTGGGCGCCGTGTACTTCGTGTGTCAGCGCGTCCTGTGTCCTCAGATGAAGGACGACAGCGAGACCATGACCAATGACTTCGTGGTCCACGGTTCCTCGTCCGTGCCGCTGGGATACGTGCCGCACCCCGGCTCTCTGAGCGGCTCACTGCCAG GCATGTCTCGGGGGAAATCTGTCATCGGCTCACTGAGCATCATGGGCGGCAGCAGCGGGCCGCCATACGACCGCGCTCATGTGACCGGAGCCTCGTCCAGCAGCTCCTCCAGCACCAAGGGCACGTACTTCCCTCCG ATCCTGAATCCCCCTCCGTCTCCGGCCACCGTGAGGTCACAGTACACCATGGAGTTCGGATACTCGTCCAACAGCCCATCGACGCACCGGTCGTACAG cTACAGGCCGTACAGTTACCGTCACTTCGCCCCTCCGACGACGCCGTGCAGCACAGACGTGTGCGACAGCGACTACACGCCGGGCCGCCGGGCTCCGCACACGTCCACCGCCGCCGTCAAGGGCTACACCAGCGACCTGAACTACGACTCGGAGCCGCTGCCGCCGCCGCCCACCCCACGCAGCCAGTACCTGTCGGCGGAGGAGAACTGCGAGAGCTGCCCGCCGTCGCCCTACACCGAACGCAGCTACTCGCACCACCTGTACCCGCCCCCGCCCTCGCCCTGCACGGACTCGTCCTGA